Proteins from a single region of Bdellovibrio bacteriovorus HD100:
- a CDS encoding tetratricopeptide repeat protein produces the protein MRMTVMRAALTAALSFLTLPAFSQTKLPKSETYKDIIEKAYNLSLQRDRTQALNILSAAIQRETRPQAVAELKKTVSEVSNIFFSDKSQQLYETGVSLRKADVNQALDKVSEAARIEPDNFPIVIEMARLMIAKGDCKAGLETVRKQLLVVPFDEDLKLTQAQALACLTKWSEYQKVYDTVAVKKSPLQKYWYALEVQKFLDLNNPLKTQESLALLKKADEKFPEFFYWQWKVAHSQKRMNTEQAQKYVMTCKNISANQYRQYMIDPMLCRRVLEVEGELKGMNGTTE, from the coding sequence ATGAGAATGACAGTGATGAGAGCCGCCTTAACAGCGGCTCTTTCCTTTTTGACCCTGCCCGCTTTTTCTCAGACAAAACTTCCCAAGTCTGAGACCTACAAAGATATTATCGAAAAAGCCTACAATTTGAGTCTGCAGCGTGACCGCACCCAGGCGCTCAATATTCTTTCTGCCGCGATTCAAAGAGAAACCCGTCCCCAGGCGGTGGCTGAGCTGAAAAAAACCGTCAGCGAAGTTTCCAATATCTTTTTCAGCGACAAGTCCCAGCAGCTCTATGAAACCGGCGTGTCGTTGCGCAAGGCCGATGTGAATCAGGCTTTGGATAAGGTGTCGGAAGCTGCACGCATCGAACCTGACAACTTTCCGATCGTGATTGAAATGGCGAGGCTGATGATTGCCAAGGGCGACTGCAAGGCCGGCCTTGAGACTGTAAGAAAGCAGCTTTTGGTGGTGCCTTTTGATGAAGATCTAAAGCTCACCCAAGCCCAGGCTTTGGCGTGTCTGACCAAGTGGTCTGAATACCAGAAAGTGTATGACACGGTTGCTGTGAAGAAATCACCGCTGCAGAAATACTGGTATGCCTTGGAGGTCCAAAAGTTTCTGGATCTTAACAATCCGCTAAAAACTCAGGAATCCCTGGCCCTTTTGAAGAAAGCGGACGAAAAGTTTCCTGAATTCTTCTATTGGCAGTGGAAAGTGGCTCATTCTCAGAAAAGGATGAACACCGAACAGGCTCAGAAATACGTGATGACCTGCAAAAACATTTCTGCGAACCAGTACAGACAGTATATGATAGACCCCATGCTTTGCCGACGCGTTTTGGAAGTCGAAGGCGAGCTTAAGGGGATGAATGGAACCACTGAATAA
- the dapF gene encoding diaminopimelate epimerase — MNRLLPLSITKMSGAGNTFSLIDARKGSAWADLEKTLGLTRPQFAKLVCDRVLGLSTDGFLLIEDGSEGFDFHWDFYNNDGSTAEMCGNAARCAARFCYDTLEAKGTGVLRFKTGAGLVVAQILGNSRIRVKMPEARFIQELIELKTKSSSTEKFALVNTGVPHLVQKIHAFSDTVALKDMAREARSHHDLQPAGANVTFYAEESAGKIRAVTFERGVEDYTLACGTGAVAAAFVHNKETKESSVEVQMPGGSMQVTFVSGDPHPLMEGDAVFVGDFKYNLEVVG; from the coding sequence ATGAACCGTCTGTTGCCGCTTTCCATCACCAAGATGTCCGGAGCGGGAAATACGTTTTCACTGATCGATGCCCGCAAGGGATCAGCCTGGGCGGATCTTGAAAAAACCCTGGGCCTGACCCGCCCGCAGTTTGCAAAGCTGGTGTGCGACCGTGTTCTGGGCCTGAGCACCGATGGCTTCTTGCTGATCGAAGATGGCAGTGAGGGTTTTGATTTTCATTGGGACTTTTATAACAACGACGGCTCCACCGCGGAAATGTGCGGCAATGCTGCCAGATGTGCGGCCCGCTTTTGTTATGACACGTTGGAAGCCAAGGGCACCGGCGTTTTGCGCTTTAAAACCGGCGCAGGCCTAGTGGTGGCGCAAATTCTGGGTAACAGCCGCATCCGCGTGAAAATGCCGGAAGCCCGCTTTATCCAGGAACTGATCGAACTAAAAACCAAATCCAGCTCCACGGAAAAATTCGCACTGGTGAACACCGGTGTTCCGCACTTGGTGCAAAAGATCCATGCATTTTCAGACACGGTGGCTTTAAAAGACATGGCCCGCGAAGCCAGATCCCATCACGATCTGCAGCCCGCAGGTGCCAACGTCACCTTCTATGCCGAGGAGTCCGCGGGAAAAATCAGAGCCGTGACTTTCGAGCGCGGGGTGGAAGACTACACCTTGGCCTGCGGCACGGGAGCTGTGGCGGCAGCGTTCGTTCATAACAAAGAAACCAAAGAATCCAGCGTGGAAGTGCAAATGCCCGGGGGTTCAATGCAAGTGACATTCGTCAGTGGTGATCCCCACCCGCTGATGGAAGGGGACGCGGTTTTTGTCGGGGACTTTAAATACAATCTTGAGGTGGTAGGATGA